The Centroberyx gerrardi isolate f3 chromosome 12, fCenGer3.hap1.cur.20231027, whole genome shotgun sequence genome has a window encoding:
- the derl1 gene encoding derlin-1: MSDIGDWFKSIPFITRYWFAGSIAVPLIGKLGLISPMYLVLWPENFFHKFQLWRPVTSTLYFPVGPGTGFLYLVNLYFLYQYSTRLETGAFDGRPADYVFMLFFNWLCIVITGLMMDMQLLMIPLIMSVLYVWAQLNRDMIVSFWFGTRFKACYLPWVILGFNYIIGGSVVNELIGNLVGHLYFFLMFKYPMDLGGRSFLSTPEFLYRFLPNRRGGVSGFGVPPTRRPAPQEQAGGGGGGGGGGGGGGGGGGGRHNWGQGFRLGDD; encoded by the exons ATGTCAGATATCGGGGACTGGTTCAAAAGCATCCCCTTCATCACCCGGTATTGGTTTGCTGGGTCGATTGCTGTTCCCTTGATTGGGAAACTGGGATTGATTAGTCCTATGTACCTTGTACTATGGCCGGAAAATTTCTTCCACAAATTTCAA cTCTGGAGACCGGTGACTTCCACCCTGTATTTCCCAGTCGGCCCTGGCACTGGGTTTCTGTACCTGGTCAACCTGTATTTCCTCTATCAGTACTCCACTAGGCTAGAGACAG gGGCGTTCGATGGCAGACCGGCAGACTATGTCTTCATGCTCTTCTTCAACTGGCTCTGCATTGTT ATAACTGGGCTCATGATGGACATGCAG TTGCTGATGATCCCGTTGATCATGTCAGTTCTGTATGTCTGGGCTCAACTCAACAGAGACATGATTGTGTCCTTCTGGTTCGGAACACGATTTAAG GCGTGTTATCTACCCTGGGTCATCCTGGGCTTCAACTACATCATCGGCGGCTC TGTGGTGAACGAACTGATAGGGAACCTGGTGGGTCACCTCTACTTCTTCCTGATGTTCAAATACCCCATGGACCTGGGAGGACGCTCCTTCCTCTCCACGCCAGAGTtcct gtatCGGTTCCTCCCCaacaggaggggaggggtgtcGGGCTTCGGAGTCCCTCCCACCAGGAGACCAGCTCCCCAGGAGCAggcaggaggaggtgggggagggggaggaggaggaggcggaggaggagggggaggaggagggcgtcACAACTGGGGCCAGGGCTTCCGTCTGGGGGATgactga
- the tbc1d31 gene encoding TBC1 domain family member 31, with protein MQVTDIGNKEEGKVWHRKPAPGKGILVTVVRSAQQAKTVRFLHVTFDTTGDSFLAGDYHGNIYVFDISRNRFRLVQKTGQASTALAFNLRRTTEFLVALADYSIKCFDKDTKQLVSWMRGHEGAVSSISVHSSGRYAITTSSDTAQLWDLDSFQRKRKLNIRQSVGIQRVFFLPLSNTILSCFSDDSIFAWESDTLFCKYQLPVPESGPRIYYKAFAVTRDGKSLAAGGRSNLLHLWCLDSRQLVRVVQMPTQVRTVRQLEFLPDSFDGGASQTLGVLSQDGVMRFINIHTCKLLFHMGSHDDAITSATVSPNGRHVVAIMDNGSINVYSVQSLTQEYNKPPPPQVAVVSGGEADHDSSNLKVKVRSEIVQRPAKTSGRRMQTKVLRPPAGSAAEDKENELPAGLNKKRLVALLKAFGEYPAKYRMFVWRSLLCLPENHAAYSSLTDKGLHSAYLTLHDKYPIKSHKLQRGLQRVLSALAHWAAIFGETDYLPLVAFPFVKLFQNNPLLCFEVVATVIVNWCQHWFEYFPNPPLNILSMAENVLAHHDKELLQHLVDCGVTSQLYVWPLLETLFSEVLTRDEWLCLFDNVFSNHPSFLLMACVAYVICCREPLLLCSQKQDFEYFFHHRNNLDMGAMIKEAYRLMGSTPADLHPRTMLSDFTPLTKGQYPVFNHYPEFIVEYQSRERERIRLQEMEYLRERQEVSELRADCVRRQAEEEAYYAQQELLQQAEEQRRHILAQEEEKLTQQRTKLAAMKRELKVKELQLLDAARRRFLKHQQDLRASQIQKLDQEISRKMDLRERETATAVQDLEVRQMELEAQRKLLEQQLFKEQERVGREVEEEVEMRTRRAEREEDSYRELLHNTDTNLQGLEESLAEACQLGLESDWQREVAERLERVDAEQERKRHRLAELHRQTLAQEERLTNTLRDVAGRKWDEVMSTRAQLQEQRQPLSSADTDGQTQMRIRSPCSTRGLPHRPGATAAVNAGASTAGAHTVTGAAIGSAAPTTTTTTPRQAGASMVCLNNQSPSESASTNFSLDRGRAQLDSSERELMRDIRELRQKLAARAREASTVSSQSVQSLSSVSQ; from the exons ATGCAGGTGACAGACATAGGAAacaaagaggaggggaaagtcTGGCATCGAAAACCAGCACCAGGCAAAGG TATCTTGGTGACAGTGGTCCGCAGTGCTCAACAGGCCAAGACAGTGCGTTTCCTCCATGTGACCTTTGACACCACCGGAGATTCCTTCCTGGCTGGAGATTACCATGGCAACATCTACGTCTTTGACATCAGTCGAAACAG GTTCCGTCTGGTGCAGAAGACCGGTCAGGCCAGCACTGCTCTAGCATTCAACCTCCGCAGGACCACAGAGTTCCTCGTGGCCCTGGCTGACTACTCCATCAAATGCTTTGACAAAG acacAAAGCAGCTAGTCAGTTGGATGCGCGGTCACGAGGGAGCGGTTTCATCTATCTCTGTCCACAGTTCAGGCCGCTACGCCATCACCACCTCCTCAGACACGGCCCAGCTCTGGGACCTGGACTCCttccagaggaagaggaagctcAATATCAGACAGTCTGTTGGCATACAAAGG gtgTTTTTCCTGCCCCTCAGTAACACCATCCTCAGCTGTTTCAGCGATGACTCCATCTTTGCTTGGGAGAGCGACACGCTGTTCTGCAAATACCAACTACCTGTCCCTGAGAGTGGGCCCAGGATCTACTACAAGGCCTTTGCTGTCACACG TGATGGTAAGAGCCTTGCAGCGGGCGGGCGCTCCAACCTGCTCCACCTGTGGTGTCTGGACAGCAGACAGCTGGTCAGGGTGGTGCAGATGCCCACCCAGGTCCGAACCGTCAGACAGCTGGAATTCCTGCCAGACAGCTTCGACGGAGGAGCCAGCCAG ACTCTGGGTGTACTGAGCCAGGATGGCGTGATGCGCTTCATCAACATTCACACCTGCAAGCTGCTCTTCCACATGGGCTCCCATGATGATGCCATCACCTCGGCGACAGTCAGCCCTAATGGACGCCATGTTGTGGCCATCATGGATAATGGCAGTATCAATGTCTACAGTGTCCAGAGTCTCACACAGGAATATAACAAG cctcctcctccccaggtTGCAGTAGTTTCAGGCGGTGAGGCTGATCATGACTCCTCTAACCTAAAGGTCAAGGTCAGGTCAGAGATTGTTCAGAGGCCGGCCAAGACCTCCGGCAGGCGGATGCAGACCAAGGTCCTCAGACCCCCCGCTGGGTCTGCAGCAGAGGACAAAGAG AATGAACTACCAGCTGGTCTGAATAAGAAGAGACTGGTGGCTCTACTCAAGGCCTTTGGAGAATATCCTGCTAAATACAG gATGTTTGTGTGGCGGTCTTTGTTGTGTCTCCCAGAGAACCACGCAGCCTACAGCAGTCTGACGGATAAAGGCCTACATTCAGCCTACCTCACTCTGCATGATAAATACCCCATCAAAAGTCACAAGCTACAGAGGGGACTGcagag aGTCTTGTCTGCCTTAGCCCACTGGGCGGCCATCTTTGGAGAGACGGACTACCTTCCCCTGGTGGCCTTCCCCTTCGTCAAGCTGTTCCAGAACAATCCGCTGCTCTGCTTTGAGGTGGTGGCCACCGTCATAG TGAACTGGTGCCAGCATTGGTTTGAGTATTTCCCCAACCCTCCTCTGAACATCCTGAGCATGGCAGAGAACGTCCTCGCTCATCACGAcaaggagctgctgcagcacctgGTGGACTGCGGCGTCACCTCGCAG CTGTACGTGTGGCCCCTGCTGGAGACCTTGTTCTCTGAGGTGCTGACTCGTGATGAGTGGCTCTGTCTGTTTGACAACGTGTTCTCCAACCATCCATCTTTCCTCCTCATGGCCTGCGTGGCCTACGTCATCTGCTGCCGCgagcctctgctgctctgctcccaGAAACAGGACTTTGAG TATTTCTTTCACCATCGTAACAACCTGGACATGGGAGCCATGATAAAGGAGGCCTATCGGCTGATGGGCAGCACGCCGGCAGACCTCCACCCCAGGACCATGCTGTCTGACTTTACACCGCTGACCAAGGGCCAGTACCCCGTGTTCAACCACTACCCAGAGTTCATAGTGGAGTACCAGAgccgggagagggagaggatacGACTGCAGGAGATGGAGTACCTCCGAGAGAG GCAGGAAGTATCAGAGCTTCGTGCAGATTGTGTGCGTCGCCAAGCTGAAGAGGAGGCCTATTATGCACAACAG gagctgctgcagcaggcagAGGAACAGCGCAGACACATCCTGGCACAAGAAGAGGAGAAACTAACACAACAAAGGACCAA GTTGGCAGCCAtgaagagagagctgaaggTGAAGGAGTTACAGCTGTTGGATGCAGCTAGAAGACGCTTCCTCAAACACCAACAGGACCTCAGAGCCTCACAGATACAAAAACTAGACCAGGAGATTAGTAGAAAG ATGGATCTGCGTGAACGGGAAACAGCCACAGCAGTCCAGGATCTGGAAGTCAGACAGATGGAGCTGGAGGCTCAGAGGAAATTACTTGAACAG CAACTGTTTAAGGAGCAGGAGCGCGTGGGTCGGGAggttgaggaggaggtggagatgaggacgaggagggcggaaagagaggaggacagctacagagagctgctgcacaacacagacacaaacctgCAG GGCCTGGAGGAGTCCCTGGCGGAGGCGTGCCAGCTGGGCTTGGAGTCAGACTGGCAGCGAGAGGTGGCAGAGCGCCTGGAGCGGGTCGACGcggagcaggagaggaaaagacacaGACTGGCAGAGCTTCACAGGCAAACCCTGGCCCAGGAGGAAAGACTGACGAACACCCTGAGAGATGTGGCGGGGAGGAAG TGGGATGAAGTAATGAGTACCAGAGCCCAGTTACAGGAGCAGCGCCAGCCCTTGTCTTCAGCAGACACAG ACGGCCAGACACAGATGAGGATAAGGTCGCCGTGTTCTACTAGAGGACTGCCCCATAGACCCggtgctactgctgctgttaaCGCTGGAGCCAGTACAGCTGGTGCTCATACTGTTACTGGTGCTGCTATTGGTTCAGCAGcccccaccaccactaccaccaccccAAGGCAGGCAGGAGCCAGCATGGTGTGTCTCAACAACCAATCACCATCAGAGAGCGCCTCCACCAATT TTTCTCTGGACCGGGGCCGGGCCCAGCTGGACAGCAGCGAGAGAGAACTAATGAGGGACATCAGAGAACTGAGACAGAAGCTGGCAGCCAGAGCCAGAGAAGCCAGCACTGTCTCGTCACAGTCTGTCCAGTCGCTGTCCTCTGTCTCCCAGTGA
- the fam83a gene encoding protein FAM83A has protein sequence MDANGLSVLWYMRSKPVGKVRRRVQDLRSPSSSFYSDPLASKSAPDLSHNESVRLAADSLLSQGLVGYQEVLNAEGEVDFLSEQEKNYILANSRDGNTGCMFLSTDSDPSVQGLDLGSLNGVERRDPALAQPSVEVYFQSDSRAASVKDLVREFIRKASTALAIVMDTFSDVELLCDLLEASRKRNVSVHLLLDHLNLNLFLSMWQELNLNSKHFPKLSVRSVDGQTYCAKTGKKLTGQITERFIITDWNEVLTGSYSFSWLSWQIHRGLAVLFKGSTVTPFHQEFQRLYTSSKPVPAFFPGPHHPPPPPHPLTSHTVQKDPSGKLNSNGTSNPHFSHIQKWSPQIQSHPPHVPAVYAPSKAALDAPEARCRTHTSGSPEVLFHCLWDRTEGGRTARLQAVSEQHDDVTG, from the exons ATGGATGCCAACGGCCTCTCTGTGCTGTGGTACATGAGGTCAAAGCCTGTGGGGAAGGTCAGGCGACGGGTTCAAGACCTCCgcagcccctcctcctccttttactCTGATCCGTTAGCCAGCAAATCCGCACCGGACCTGAGCCACAACGAGAGCGTCCGGCTGGCGGCGGACTCCCTGCTCAGCCAGGGGTTGGTGGGATACCAGGAGGTGCTAAAcgcagagggagaggtggactTTCTGTCGGAGCAGGAGAAGAATTACATCCTGGCAAATAGCAGAGATGGAAACACAGgttgtatgtttt TGTCCACAGACAGCGACCCCTCAGTTCAGGGTTTGGACCTTGGCAGCCTAAACG gtgtggagaggagagatccGGCGCTGGCTCAGCCCAGTGTGGAAGTCTATTTCCAGTCTGACAGCAGGGCAGCCAGCGTCAAAGACCTGGTCAGAGAGTTTATCAGAAAGGCTTCAACG gccctGGCCATTGTGATGGATACCTTTAGTGACGTAGAGCTGCTGTGTGATCTTCTGGAGGCCAGCAGGAAGAGGAATGTGTCTGTTCATCTCCTGTTGGACCATCTGAACCTCAACCTGTTCCTCAGCATGTGGCAGGAGCTCAACCTCAACAGCAAACACTTTcct aAACTGTCAGTACGTAGTGTGGATGGACAGACTTACTGCGCCAAGACAGGCAAGAAGCTGACTGGTCAGATCACTGAGAGATTTATCATCACTGACTGGAATGAGGTGCTGACTGGCTCATACAg TTTCTCCTGGCTGTCCTGGCAGATCCACCGAGGTCTTGCCGTCCTTTTCAAGGGCAGTACAGTCACACCCTTCCATCAGGAATTCCAGAGGCTCTACACCAGCTCCAAGCCCGTCCCCGCCTTCTTCCCCGGGCCTCaccatccccctcctcctcctcaccctcttaCATCACACACAGTGCAAAAGGATCCCTCTG GCAAGCTCAACTCCAACGGCACCTCCAATCCCCACTTCAGTCACATCCAAAAGTGGAGTCCCCAGATCCAAAGTCATC CCCCACACGTCCCGGCCGTTTACGCCCCCTCCAAGGCTGCACTGGATGCCCCAGAGGCACGCTGCCGGACTCACACCAGTGGTTCGCCAGAGGTCCTTTTCCACTGCCTATGGGACAGGACAGAAGGCGGGAGGACAGCTCGGCTGCAGGCCGTTTCAGAGCAgcatgatgatgtcactgggTAG
- the c12h8orf76 gene encoding uncharacterized protein C8orf76 homolog, producing MEIFGSTFDDSVFAEARDRVSVALSSYNAKFCEPEWFCESAALDTEDSLEKQKVYKFRGDLALRQGDYQKALDAYSSCLEWIPDNNLTIRRDVLEGMARCCTGLGQRERALDVADSLSKDASNTCHLTSLLLLKVSIHQHFGAMGSKMASLQQLCSLLPFNPWHWYNLGQTCLELVETGRARVPASCSPQKCESAGERSVRQTEEQQEEAGEEREESREEEERIWLKACMCFIRTRLLLRILRQQQSSFVLQRSESVLQRTDEALQRLHLKENTLQTLTEVMSEDLIPEKMREENQDGESLAGLCMQSFGERWWNKIVLTGLLETDGPQRQRQTDAKP from the exons ATGGAGATATTTGGAAGCACGTTTGACGACTCTGTGTTTGCGGAGGCCAGAGACAGagtgtctgtcgctctgtcgTCCTACAACGCCAAGTTCTGTGAGCCAGAG tGGTTTTGTGAGAGTGCAGCTCTGGATACAGAGGATTCTTTGGAGAAGCAAAAGGTCTATAAGTTCAGAGGTGACTTGGCCTTGAGGCAAGGGGACTACCAG AAAGCCCTGGATGCGTACAGCAGCTGCCTGGAATGGATCCCGGACAACAACCTGACCATCAGAAGAGACGTGCTGGAGGGAATGGCCCGATGCTGCACCGGCctggggcagagggagagggccCTGGACGTGGCCGACTCACTG aGCAAAGACGCCTCCAACACCTGTCACCTGACCAGCCTGCTGCTGCTTAAG gtcaGCATCCACCAGCACTTTGGAGCCATGGGATCCAAGATGGCGTCTCTGCAGCAGCTGTGTAGCCTGCTGCCCTTCAACCCCTGGCACTGGTACAACCTGGGCCAGACGTGCCTGGAACTGGTGGAGACCGGCAGAGCCAGAG TTCCAGCATCCTGTTCCCCACAGAAGTGTGAATCAGCAGGAGAGCGGAGcgtcagacagactgaggagcaacaggaggaggcaggggaggagagggaggagagcagagaggaggaggagagaatctGGCTGAAGGCCTGCATGTGTTTCATCAGGACAAG ACTCTTGTTGAGAATCCTTCGGCAGCAGCAGTCCTCCTTCGTGCTGCAGCGTAGTGAGAGCGTCCTCCAGAGGACAGATGAGGCGTTACAGCGACTACAtctcaaagaaaacacactgcaGACCCTCACCGAG gtgatgtcagaGGACCTGATCCCAGAGAAGATGAGGGAAGAAAACCAGGACGGGGAGAGTCTGGCCGGTCTCTGCATGCAGAGCTTCGGAGAGCGCTGGTGGAACAAGATCGTACTGACGGGACTACTAGAGACTGATGGACCTCAAcgacagagacagacggacgCAAAGCCCTGA
- the LOC139916206 gene encoding uncharacterized protein LOC139916206 — MLIGAEIRIGNSRENNGSGNSLCATIQSIKAGEAKVFQCDKPIKGRYVNVHLPWDRKEKQLVLCEVEICGRKKDSPLVLVKKNKTWEKAVDYCRRHYQDLASIPTDDSQVWAELEAREANSALVWLGLRYTCTLDFWFWVSNKCFGYDNWAPGNGSREEECDMSGAMERGGEHRWVSQPDTNKFNFICEQKEKKKKMMT; from the exons ATGCTGATTGGTGCCGAGATCCGCATTGGGAACTCTCGGGAGAACAACGGCAGCGGGAACAGCTT gtgTGCGACCATTCAATCCATCAAGGCAGGAGAAGCCAAAGTATTCCAGTGTGATAAACCGATAAAGGGGCGCTACGTCAACGTGCATCTTCCTTGGGATCGTAAAGAGAAGCAGCTTGTTCTGTGTGAGGTGGAGATCTGTGGCAGAAAAAAAG ACTCGCCCCTGGTCCTGGTCAAAAAGAACAAAACGTGGGAAAAAGCCGTGGACTACTGCAGGAGGCACTACCAGGACCTGGCCTCCATCCCCACCGATGACAGCCAGGTGTGGGCGGAGCTGGAGGCCAGGGAGGCCAATTCTGCCCTTGTGTGGCTGGGCCTTCGCTACACCTGCACCCTGGACTTCTGGTTCTGGGTCAGCAACAAGTGCTTCGGTTATGACAACTGGGCTCCAGGGaatgggagcagagaggaggagtgtgaCATGAGCGGTGccatggagagaggaggagagcaccGCTGGGTCAGCCAGCCGGATACCAACAAGTTTAATTTCATCTgtgaacaaaaagaaaaaaagaaaaaa ATGATGACTTGA